Proteins from one Akkermansiaceae bacterium genomic window:
- the tnpB gene encoding IS66 family insertion sequence element accessory protein TnpB yields the protein MLTFSGSLKVFVAVEPCDMRRSFNGLHDLVANKLREDPRNGAIFAFTNKRRTLLKILYFDGSGLWVLAKRLERGTFCWPKGTDVRDGKLRLNSTALGFLLDGIDMRDGCKRPWYELG from the coding sequence TGAAGGTATTCGTCGCCGTGGAGCCTTGTGACATGCGCCGCAGCTTCAACGGTCTGCACGACCTCGTTGCCAACAAGCTGCGGGAAGATCCGAGGAACGGAGCCATCTTCGCCTTCACCAACAAGCGCCGGACCTTGCTCAAGATCTTGTATTTCGACGGGAGCGGGCTGTGGGTTCTGGCGAAACGGCTGGAACGCGGTACGTTCTGTTGGCCGAAGGGAACCGATGTCCGCGACGGCAAACTGCGTCTCAATTCCACCGCACTGGGGTTCCTGCTGGATGGCATCGACATGCGGGACGGCTGCAAGCGCCCGTGGTATGAACTTGGATGA
- a CDS encoding IS66 family transposase, with protein sequence MEPDREKQLLDEIARKDEQIALQEQRIILLEQKLDALVKRIFGSKSEVLDSAQLELLLDPDAAKKPVAAESADPGPAAEPTPSRPRKGPHSPRIPEHLPVEEETLEPDFVLADPTAWRRIGEEVTERLDYRPGRFLRHRLVRPKYVRRGDPLGKPVIAALPPSLQDRCTATPRLIAEVVANRFAHHLPYYRQAEIFTRQGVAFHRRTLCDWADLAAHWLGGIYREIRDEHRGSGYLQIDETPIKYLVPGQGKAATGYLWTSHLPGGSVFYHWREGRDQGGITDVLGNDPVTRILQCDGYSAYLAWAKGKPHIRLMGCHAHVRRKFFEAKDQSPKLTAWLLRQLGHLYRIEKELRDQRAGPALREAIRASQSRPIHQRLRQAIDRLSRRRSILPQSLLGKAIRYALNQWEHLMVYLGDGRVEIDNNGTENAIRPTKLGAKNWMFIGSGEAGQKTAVLYTIVENCRRLGIAPADYLTDVLERLPGMTAREGNRLTPAAWLAECLGKHRTAA encoded by the coding sequence ATGGAACCGGACCGGGAGAAGCAGCTGCTTGATGAGATCGCCCGCAAGGACGAACAGATCGCCCTGCAGGAGCAGCGCATCATCCTTCTGGAGCAGAAGCTCGATGCCTTGGTCAAAAGGATCTTTGGCTCGAAGAGCGAGGTTCTCGACTCCGCGCAGCTCGAACTGCTGCTGGATCCCGATGCGGCAAAAAAGCCCGTGGCCGCCGAGTCCGCAGACCCAGGACCGGCGGCTGAACCAACTCCTTCCCGCCCACGGAAAGGCCCGCATTCGCCCCGCATCCCGGAGCATCTTCCCGTGGAGGAGGAGACCCTTGAGCCCGACTTCGTGCTGGCCGATCCCACCGCATGGCGGCGCATCGGCGAGGAAGTCACCGAACGGCTCGACTACCGTCCCGGCAGGTTCCTCCGCCATCGTCTGGTGCGTCCCAAATACGTCCGCAGGGGAGATCCTTTGGGGAAGCCTGTCATCGCCGCGTTGCCCCCATCCTTGCAGGACCGCTGCACCGCCACCCCGCGGCTCATCGCGGAGGTTGTCGCCAACCGCTTCGCCCACCACCTTCCGTATTACCGGCAGGCGGAGATCTTCACCCGCCAGGGAGTTGCGTTCCATCGCCGGACACTTTGCGACTGGGCGGATCTGGCGGCCCACTGGCTCGGCGGCATTTACCGGGAGATCCGGGATGAACACCGCGGAAGCGGCTACCTACAGATTGACGAAACTCCCATCAAATACCTCGTCCCCGGCCAAGGCAAGGCGGCCACCGGCTATCTCTGGACCAGCCATCTGCCCGGAGGAAGCGTCTTCTACCACTGGCGCGAGGGCCGCGACCAGGGCGGCATCACAGATGTCCTCGGGAATGATCCCGTCACGCGGATCCTCCAGTGCGATGGCTACAGCGCCTACCTCGCGTGGGCGAAGGGCAAGCCCCACATCCGGCTGATGGGCTGCCATGCCCACGTGAGGAGGAAGTTTTTCGAAGCCAAGGATCAATCGCCCAAACTCACCGCATGGCTTCTGCGCCAGCTCGGCCACCTTTACCGCATCGAGAAGGAGCTGCGGGACCAACGCGCCGGACCCGCGCTGCGCGAGGCGATCCGGGCATCCCAAAGCCGTCCCATCCACCAACGGCTCCGGCAAGCCATCGACCGGCTCTCCCGCCGCCGTTCCATCCTGCCGCAGAGCCTGCTCGGCAAGGCCATTCGCTACGCACTCAACCAGTGGGAGCACCTCATGGTGTATCTCGGCGACGGCCGGGTGGAGATCGACAACAACGGGACGGAGAACGCCATCAGGCCGACCAAGCTGGGTGCGAAGAACTGGATGTTCATCGGCAGCGGGGAAGCCGGACAAAAGACCGCGGTCCTCTACACCATCGTGGAGAACTGCCGCCGCCTGGGCATTGCTCCGGCGGACTACCTCACCGATGTCCTGGAACGGTTGCCCGGCATGACCGCCCGTGAAGGAAACCGCCTCACGCCCGCAGCCTGGCTAGCGGAATGCCTGGGGAAGCACAGGACTGCCGCGTGA
- the tnpB gene encoding IS66 family insertion sequence element accessory protein TnpB, with the protein MLTLSGSLRVFLALEPCDMRKSFDSLHALVVTHLGEDPRGGAVFAFTNKSRTLIKLLHWDGTGLWVHAKRLEKGTFSWPKPSGEGQTKLKLAPEVLAMLTDGIDLKGASMRPWYERG; encoded by the coding sequence ATGCTGACGCTCTCCGGCAGCCTTCGCGTGTTCCTCGCGCTGGAACCCTGCGACATGCGCAAGAGCTTCGACAGCCTCCATGCACTGGTCGTCACCCATCTGGGCGAGGATCCGCGCGGAGGTGCGGTCTTCGCCTTCACCAACAAAAGCCGCACCCTCATCAAGTTGCTTCACTGGGATGGCACCGGTCTGTGGGTCCACGCCAAACGTTTGGAAAAAGGCACCTTCTCCTGGCCGAAGCCCTCCGGGGAAGGACAGACAAAGCTCAAGCTCGCCCCGGAAGTGCTGGCCATGCTCACCGATGGCATCGACCTGAAGGGTGCGAGCATGCGTCCGTGGTATGAACGGGGGTGA
- a CDS encoding IS66 family transposase, translating into MTPEREQQLLDRIAHLERENELLRRKLDLVLRKLFGKSSETLDPAQLELLLGGEEGTPPGKSPASLDAGAPEEAASSAANPDPPACKPRRQRLPDHLPIVEEVLLPEPVKACPDAWRRIGEEHSDRLDYQPGKIFIHRLVRPVFVRVADRDAAPVTAALPPRLQDGLSATPALIAHTLVSKYCDHLPFYRQEKILASRHGVPIGRNTLCRWAELAAFWLQPLYQHIHRDLLAGSYLQADETPVKYLAPGTGKTGQGYLWTLHRPGGGDVLHQWHASRGSACLDDLLGGFRGILQSDGYQAYNVHAAKHPGIQQAACWAHVRRKFHEALQTGQHSAAGPLRAIARLYLVEKDLRQSRAGPEQRTLIRQRDSQPVIERLREDLLRLRSDVSVLPKSPLGRAIDYTLTLWPKLVTYLIHGEVEIDTNLTENAIRPTAVGKKNWLFVGGEGTGQTSAILYTLLESAKRHGHEPYAYLRDVLERLPAMKNLEIDLLLPRNWKPAGEPAILNHMA; encoded by the coding sequence ATGACGCCCGAACGCGAACAACAGCTGCTGGACCGCATCGCCCATCTTGAGCGCGAGAACGAACTGCTGCGCCGCAAGCTCGACCTCGTACTGCGGAAACTCTTCGGCAAAAGCAGCGAGACGCTCGATCCCGCCCAGCTCGAACTCCTGTTGGGCGGCGAAGAAGGCACGCCGCCGGGAAAATCTCCGGCCTCCCTGGACGCGGGCGCACCGGAGGAGGCCGCATCAAGCGCCGCAAACCCTGATCCGCCTGCCTGCAAGCCGAGGCGGCAGCGGCTTCCCGACCACCTTCCCATCGTCGAGGAAGTGCTTCTGCCCGAGCCAGTCAAAGCCTGTCCGGATGCCTGGCGCAGGATCGGCGAGGAACACAGCGACCGGCTCGACTACCAGCCCGGGAAGATCTTCATCCACCGGCTCGTGCGCCCTGTCTTCGTCCGCGTGGCGGATCGTGACGCCGCTCCCGTCACCGCGGCGCTTCCGCCACGGCTGCAGGATGGGCTGAGCGCCACTCCCGCGCTCATCGCCCACACCCTCGTCTCCAAATACTGCGACCATCTGCCGTTTTACCGGCAGGAGAAGATCCTCGCCAGCCGCCACGGCGTCCCCATCGGCCGCAACACCTTGTGCCGCTGGGCGGAGCTCGCCGCCTTCTGGCTCCAACCGCTCTACCAGCACATCCATCGGGACTTGCTGGCCGGGAGCTACCTCCAGGCCGACGAGACTCCCGTCAAATACCTCGCCCCCGGCACCGGCAAAACAGGCCAGGGCTACCTCTGGACCCTGCACCGCCCCGGCGGTGGAGATGTCCTCCACCAATGGCATGCCAGCCGTGGCAGCGCCTGCCTGGATGATCTGCTCGGCGGCTTCCGGGGCATCCTCCAGAGCGATGGCTACCAGGCCTACAACGTCCACGCCGCGAAGCATCCCGGCATCCAGCAGGCCGCCTGCTGGGCGCATGTGAGGAGGAAATTCCACGAAGCCCTGCAAACCGGACAGCACTCCGCTGCCGGACCGCTCAGGGCCATCGCCCGGCTTTACCTCGTCGAGAAGGATCTGCGCCAGAGCCGTGCCGGACCGGAACAGCGCACGCTCATCCGCCAGCGGGACAGCCAACCCGTCATCGAACGCCTGCGGGAGGATCTCCTCCGGCTCCGTTCGGATGTATCGGTTTTGCCGAAAAGCCCGCTGGGCCGTGCCATCGACTACACTCTGACGCTTTGGCCGAAGCTTGTAACCTACCTCATCCACGGGGAGGTCGAGATCGATACCAACCTGACGGAGAACGCCATCCGTCCGACAGCGGTGGGCAAGAAGAACTGGCTCTTCGTGGGAGGCGAAGGTACCGGGCAGACCAGCGCGATCCTCTACACGTTGCTCGAAAGCGCGAAACGGCACGGTCACGAACCCTATGCCTACCTGCGGGATGTGCTGGAACGCCTGCCCGCGATGAAGAATTTGGAGATTGATCTTCTTCTGCCCCGGAACTGGAAGCCCGCAGGAGAACCGGCCATCCTGAACCACATGGCCTGA
- the tnpB gene encoding IS66 family insertion sequence element accessory protein TnpB, whose product MLSFAGNLRVFVALEPCDMRKSFNGLQSLVSERLAEDPMQGAVFAFTNKNRTRLKLLYWDGTGLWVMAKRLEKGSFSWPKVADPKKSKLKLAPEALSLLMDGIDMKDGCLRPWYERA is encoded by the coding sequence GTGCTGAGTTTCGCCGGCAATCTCCGTGTCTTCGTGGCGTTGGAGCCATGCGACATGCGAAAGTCATTCAACGGATTGCAATCGCTGGTGAGCGAAAGGCTTGCCGAGGATCCGATGCAGGGTGCGGTCTTCGCCTTCACCAACAAAAACCGCACCCGTCTGAAGCTGCTCTATTGGGATGGAACGGGCCTATGGGTCATGGCCAAGCGGCTTGAGAAAGGCAGCTTCAGTTGGCCGAAGGTTGCTGATCCGAAGAAATCCAAACTCAAGCTCGCCCCCGAAGCATTGTCTTTGCTCATGGATGGAATCGACATGAAAGACGGCTGCCTTCGCCCATGGTATGAACGTGCATGA
- a CDS encoding IS66 family transposase — MDGTTIARLLEENARLRQENELLRQKLDLVLRKLFGSSSEKFDPTQLELLLDPDASKKPVVAGNASAVEVPSVRTSKGVPRKARLPEHLPVEEIILDPEPVKACPEAWRCIGEEVSEQLDYQPGKFSRRRLVRRKYIRLADKAAAPIIAPLPARLQDGCLATPGLIAEILVNKHAWHQPLHRQEAMFRQRHGVTIPRQTMMNWETLAADRLTPLYQLIRKSLLGVDYLQIDETPVRYLEPGNGKAKTGYYRVYRSAGGTVLYDWRPGRSHAHLHEILRDGQNAFQGILQSDGYAAYDTYRRSAAAQGQVIGLAACWAHARRKFHDARDQSPRLVGWILHQIGHLYIVESRLRQVRAGPALRTAIRSAESLPIYQRLGKAFRMLLGRHGILPKSALGIALRYTLGLWARLGVYLGHGQVEIDNNGVENAIRPSAVGKKNWLFIGREDSGWKSAVFYTLIANCRLHGIDPHTWFKDVLERLPATTNHNLGELLPVNLNRQGQPKWVAAS; from the coding sequence ATGGACGGAACGACGATTGCGAGACTGCTGGAGGAAAACGCCCGGCTGCGGCAGGAGAACGAACTCCTGCGACAGAAGCTTGATCTCGTATTGAGGAAGCTCTTCGGCAGCAGCAGCGAGAAGTTCGATCCCACGCAACTGGAACTTCTGCTGGATCCCGATGCTTCAAAAAAGCCCGTGGTCGCCGGAAACGCATCGGCGGTTGAAGTTCCATCCGTCCGCACTTCCAAAGGTGTACCCCGCAAAGCGCGCCTGCCCGAACACCTTCCCGTTGAGGAAATCATCCTCGATCCCGAGCCCGTAAAAGCATGCCCCGAGGCATGGCGTTGTATTGGGGAGGAAGTCAGCGAGCAACTCGACTACCAGCCGGGGAAATTTTCGCGCCGCCGCCTCGTCCGCAGGAAATATATCCGTCTGGCCGACAAAGCCGCCGCTCCCATCATCGCCCCGCTACCCGCCCGGTTGCAGGACGGCTGCCTCGCCACTCCCGGTCTCATCGCCGAGATCCTCGTCAACAAACATGCCTGGCACCAGCCCCTCCACCGTCAGGAAGCCATGTTCCGCCAGCGTCACGGCGTCACCATCCCACGGCAGACCATGATGAACTGGGAAACTCTCGCCGCCGACCGGCTCACACCGCTCTACCAGCTCATCCGGAAAAGTCTGCTTGGGGTCGATTATCTGCAGATCGACGAAACGCCCGTCCGTTACCTCGAGCCCGGCAACGGCAAGGCGAAGACCGGCTACTACAGGGTTTACCGCAGTGCCGGAGGAACCGTGCTTTACGACTGGCGTCCCGGTCGTTCGCACGCCCACCTCCACGAAATCCTCCGGGACGGACAAAACGCCTTCCAGGGCATCCTCCAAAGCGATGGCTACGCCGCCTACGACACCTATCGCCGGAGCGCCGCCGCACAGGGCCAGGTGATCGGGCTCGCCGCCTGCTGGGCCCATGCCCGGAGAAAGTTCCATGACGCCCGGGATCAATCGCCGCGCCTTGTCGGATGGATCCTGCACCAGATCGGCCACCTCTACATCGTCGAAAGCCGCCTGAGGCAGGTTCGCGCCGGTCCCGCTTTGCGCACGGCCATTCGCTCCGCCGAAAGCCTTCCCATCTACCAGCGGCTTGGAAAAGCCTTCCGCATGCTTTTGGGACGCCATGGCATCCTTCCCAAAAGCGCGCTGGGCATCGCCCTTCGTTACACCCTCGGACTTTGGGCCCGGCTCGGCGTGTATCTTGGCCACGGACAGGTCGAGATCGACAACAACGGGGTGGAGAACGCCATCCGTCCCAGTGCCGTCGGCAAGAAGAACTGGCTGTTCATCGGCAGGGAGGACAGCGGCTGGAAGTCGGCGGTCTTCTACACCCTCATCGCCAACTGCCGCCTCCACGGCATTGATCCGCACACATGGTTCAAGGATGTCCTGGAACGGCTGCCAGCCACCACCAACCACAATCTTGGCGAACTGCTTCCGGTGAATTTGAACCGGCAAGGACAGCCCAAATGGGTTGCGGCATCATAA
- a CDS encoding autotransporter-associated beta strand repeat-containing protein has protein sequence MKPCRIPLFPSLLMPLVFSVAAMNVHADPINWTGASEGAWSLGTNWAGGTVPGSWDVATFSQSASVINVRLDGDQTVAGLETLSGAATNVHNLLGNTVNRTLTIGSLGINHYSGGLTIGSGAEGQKVDVVLAAGQIWNSARGGGSGSAQALFINNSVTLAAGLGTQTLELSGNNTGSYINGIVGNGTGSTLNLLKTGSGVWTLNGANTYSGTTQIDEGTLRLGAVGVAPSSISVATDAILSFRVNGGMTSAEMNTYIAGANFATGAFVALDTSSGGGTYDGNYDSPVRLLKTGGNNLVLTGTINASAGVGISEGGLILAAPSLVTGNISVESNAALTVRAGGSGFTAAEIAAFRTSPSLTFANASYFGISTFHGDFSYGNVLPDAGPVRFTKAEANTLFLTAQNTYTYGTQIAGGILSVSEIKNGGEVSQMGASPNVVNGLILAGGRLQYTGAGDTTDRLFNLTATSAIEASGTGALVFDRAATMGAEGGARTLTLTGYSGADNRMNVNLANVTGGTNTTTVIKSGSGKWILSGNNTHTGGTIVRGGTLGLDFSNGKKPVSDTTGRVAIQNGTVEFYGASSATIGTLALSETENGFGIIRVSGGMALTANTLTSTTQSQRHILIDLLGAGNSLTATAITAPVTTGSGGLLMTGANRANVVVRTNDGTYGLAAYDDGTGVIGTLSDQVEIAPGTFSNVNINTTNYLFKAGDYTTSGTGNLNFQSLTFDSTDDVINLNFATTSNNLGPNGNGRGILLTGTHDVNFSGAGGDIVGSVWLHNYLEGGAQLNISNPLGTSDYLLVGGTGFTNFTGSTLAANEFVLNGGLFRIGTNQNLAGIYRINNAVFEVGADLSGSAAADLNQNTSRFRLTGDAGFSAHGADRTVSLTVTDGDGVVWGAANFLTDTSGGDGDFTFRLSSTKSDATIDFQSKINLNGKSRTVDVADGSADVDARLSGGLTGSGIASRFVKTGSGTLELTGINDYQGTTRVEGGRLLLGGAGLTATTAVHVINSTLGLGTTEVINDNADITLENGVITTVGNQTENMGRLILMGDNTLDLVGLANVIRMASSADQVWGSTLTIRNWNGNAAGGGPDQFFIGSDESGITGDQLSKIFFVNPEVDGILQTGTFGASILNTGEIVAFIPEPSITLLLAGASIGITLRRRRS, from the coding sequence ATGAAACCCTGCCGAATTCCTCTGTTCCCGTCCCTCCTTATGCCGCTTGTTTTCTCGGTGGCGGCCATGAATGTCCACGCCGATCCCATCAACTGGACCGGTGCCAGCGAGGGGGCTTGGTCCCTAGGCACCAACTGGGCGGGAGGAACGGTTCCCGGCAGCTGGGATGTGGCGACCTTCTCGCAGTCCGCCAGCGTGATCAACGTCAGGCTGGATGGAGACCAGACCGTCGCCGGGCTGGAAACCCTTTCGGGAGCGGCAACCAATGTCCACAATCTGCTCGGAAATACCGTGAACCGAACGCTCACCATCGGTTCGCTGGGCATCAACCACTACAGTGGCGGCCTCACCATCGGCTCCGGTGCGGAGGGACAGAAGGTGGATGTCGTGCTGGCCGCTGGCCAAATATGGAACAGCGCCCGCGGCGGCGGCAGCGGGAGTGCCCAGGCCCTCTTCATCAACAACAGCGTCACCCTTGCGGCGGGACTCGGCACGCAGACGCTTGAACTATCCGGAAACAACACGGGGAGCTACATCAATGGCATCGTAGGTAACGGGACCGGAAGCACCCTCAACCTCCTGAAGACCGGCAGCGGCGTCTGGACCCTTAACGGCGCGAATACCTACTCCGGCACCACCCAGATCGACGAAGGCACCCTCCGTCTTGGCGCGGTGGGCGTCGCGCCCTCCTCCATCTCCGTGGCGACCGATGCAATCCTGAGTTTCCGGGTTAATGGAGGGATGACCTCTGCCGAGATGAACACTTACATCGCTGGCGCGAACTTCGCCACCGGCGCGTTCGTCGCCCTGGATACCTCCAGCGGAGGGGGTACCTATGATGGCAATTATGACTCGCCCGTGCGCCTGCTGAAGACCGGCGGCAACAACCTTGTCCTCACCGGGACCATCAATGCGAGCGCCGGCGTGGGAATCAGTGAAGGTGGTCTCATTCTGGCGGCACCCTCTCTTGTCACGGGAAATATCAGCGTGGAGAGCAACGCGGCGCTCACCGTCCGAGCGGGCGGCTCCGGCTTCACCGCAGCGGAGATTGCCGCCTTCCGCACATCCCCCTCGCTCACCTTCGCCAACGCCAGTTACTTCGGCATCAGCACCTTCCACGGGGACTTCAGCTACGGAAATGTTCTTCCGGACGCCGGGCCCGTGCGGTTCACCAAGGCGGAGGCCAACACACTCTTCCTCACCGCGCAGAATACCTACACCTACGGCACCCAGATCGCAGGTGGCATACTCTCCGTCTCCGAAATCAAGAACGGCGGGGAGGTCAGCCAGATGGGCGCTTCTCCGAACGTGGTCAACGGCCTCATCCTCGCTGGCGGTCGCCTCCAGTACACCGGAGCGGGGGATACCACGGACCGCCTCTTCAATCTCACCGCCACCTCCGCCATCGAGGCCTCCGGCACCGGCGCACTGGTCTTCGATCGGGCCGCGACCATGGGCGCGGAAGGCGGTGCCCGCACGCTCACTCTGACCGGCTACAGCGGCGCGGACAACCGGATGAACGTGAACCTGGCGAACGTGACCGGCGGCACCAACACCACCACCGTCATCAAGAGCGGTTCCGGCAAGTGGATCCTTTCCGGGAACAACACCCACACCGGTGGCACGATCGTGCGCGGCGGCACCCTCGGGCTGGACTTCTCCAACGGGAAAAAGCCCGTTTCAGACACCACCGGTCGCGTCGCCATCCAGAATGGCACGGTGGAGTTCTATGGCGCCAGTTCCGCCACCATCGGCACCCTCGCCCTGTCGGAGACGGAGAACGGCTTCGGCATCATCCGTGTTTCCGGGGGCATGGCCCTCACCGCCAACACTCTGACCAGCACCACCCAGAGCCAGCGACACATCCTCATCGACCTCCTCGGGGCGGGGAACTCCCTCACCGCCACCGCCATCACCGCTCCTGTCACCACTGGCAGCGGCGGCCTGCTCATGACGGGCGCCAACCGCGCCAATGTCGTGGTGAGGACGAACGACGGCACTTACGGCCTCGCCGCTTATGACGACGGCACCGGAGTGATCGGAACACTCAGCGACCAAGTCGAGATCGCCCCCGGTACCTTCAGCAACGTCAACATCAACACCACGAACTATCTTTTCAAAGCTGGCGATTACACCACTTCCGGCACAGGTAACCTCAACTTCCAGAGCCTGACGTTCGATTCCACGGATGATGTCATCAACCTGAACTTTGCCACCACCAGCAACAACCTCGGTCCCAACGGCAACGGTCGCGGCATTCTGCTCACCGGAACCCATGATGTGAACTTCAGCGGCGCGGGCGGGGACATCGTCGGATCCGTCTGGCTGCACAACTACCTGGAAGGCGGAGCCCAGCTCAACATCAGCAACCCTCTGGGCACGAGCGACTATCTCCTGGTGGGCGGCACCGGCTTCACCAACTTCACCGGGTCAACCCTTGCGGCGAATGAGTTCGTCCTCAACGGCGGCCTGTTCCGCATCGGCACCAACCAGAATCTCGCCGGGATCTACCGCATCAACAACGCCGTGTTCGAGGTGGGGGCTGACCTTTCCGGTAGTGCCGCGGCGGACCTTAACCAGAACACTTCGCGCTTCCGCCTCACTGGAGACGCTGGTTTCAGCGCCCATGGCGCGGACCGCACCGTTTCCCTGACGGTCACGGACGGAGATGGAGTCGTATGGGGGGCTGCCAACTTCCTCACTGACACCTCCGGCGGGGACGGTGACTTCACCTTCCGCCTTTCCTCCACGAAGTCAGATGCGACCATCGACTTCCAGTCCAAGATCAACCTCAACGGCAAATCCCGTACCGTCGATGTGGCGGATGGCTCTGCGGATGTGGACGCCCGCCTTTCCGGCGGCCTCACCGGCTCCGGCATCGCCTCCCGCTTCGTGAAAACCGGCTCCGGCACCCTTGAACTCACAGGCATCAACGACTACCAGGGCACCACCCGCGTCGAGGGAGGCAGGCTGCTTCTAGGTGGTGCCGGGCTGACTGCCACCACCGCCGTCCATGTGATCAACTCCACCCTCGGCCTGGGAACCACCGAGGTCATCAACGACAATGCCGATATCACGCTGGAAAACGGTGTCATCACCACCGTCGGCAACCAGACGGAAAACATGGGCCGCCTCATTCTCATGGGAGACAATACGCTTGATCTTGTCGGGCTGGCCAACGTCATCCGCATGGCTTCCTCCGCAGACCAGGTCTGGGGCAGCACCCTTACCATCCGCAACTGGAACGGCAACGCCGCGGGCGGCGGGCCTGACCAGTTCTTCATCGGCTCCGATGAAAGCGGCATCACCGGGGACCAGTTGTCGAAGATTTTCTTCGTCAATCCCGAGGTGGACGGCATCCTCCAGACCGGCACCTTCGGGGCCTCCATTCTGAATACCGGTGAGATCGTCGCCTTCATCCCAGAGCCTTCCATCACGCTCCTCCTGGCCGGGGCCTCCATCGGCATCACGCTTCGCAGGCGCCGTTCCTAG